The following proteins are encoded in a genomic region of Musa acuminata AAA Group cultivar baxijiao chromosome BXJ2-11, Cavendish_Baxijiao_AAA, whole genome shotgun sequence:
- the LOC135626657 gene encoding uncharacterized protein LOC135626657, which produces MSSKEKPTLGGTRIKTRKRNITAPLDPAAFADAVVQIYLENAGDLELVAKNVESSDLNFSRYGDTFFEVVFTGGRTQPGTIKPDEGERHPYSVLDCHPKREAILPSVLYIQKILRRRPFLIKNLENVMRKFLQSLELFEENERKKLAIFTALTFSQKLSGLPPETVFQPLLKDNLVAKGLVLSFITDFFKEYLVDNSLDDLISILKRGKMEDNLLDFFPSARRSAECFSEHFTKEGLLALVEYHEKKIFEVKLKEMKSALTTQIAEETDISEVIETAKQRVKDANLPDVEVVRILWDGLMDAVQWSGKNQQQNANAALRQVKTWAGLLNAFCTSGKLELELMYKVQIQCYEDAKLLKLFPEIIRSLYELDVLAEDTILLWFRKGANPKGRQTFVKALEPFVNWLEEAEEEE; this is translated from the exons ATGAG CTCGAAGGAGAAACCCACTCTAGG TGGCACGCGGATAAAGACCCGCAAACGGAATATCACTGCTCCTTTGGACCCTGCAGCTTTTGCAGATGCAGTGGTCCAGATATATCTGGAGAATGCTGGTGATCTG GAACTTGTTGCAAAGAATGTTGAATCTTCCGATCTTAACTTCTCAAGATACGGTGACACCTTTTTCGAg GTTGTCTTCACGGGTGGCCGGACACAACCTGGTACAATAAAACCAGATGAAGGAGAGAGGCATCCTTACTCAGTTCTAGATTGCCATCCTAAACGTGAAGCTATCTTGCCTTCTGTTCTCTACATACAGAAAATCTTGCGGCGAAGGCCCTTTTTAATTAAAAATCTTGAAAATGTTATGCGAAAGTTTCTGCAGTCCTTGGAGCTCTTTGAGGAGAATGAAAGGAAGAAGCTTGCTATTTTTACAGCCCTTACATTTTCTCAGAAGCTATCAGGTCTTCCGCCTGAGACGGTTTTCCAGCCATTGCTCAAGGACAATCTTGTGGCAAAGGGGCTAGTTCTTTCATTTATTACTGATTTCTTCAAGGAATATTTGGTGGATAACAGTTTAGATGATCTTATATCAATTTTGAAGCGAGGTAAAATGGAGGACAATCTCCTTGATTTTTTTCCTAGTGCAAGACGCTCTGCTGAATGCTTTTCTGAGCATTTCAC caaAGAAGGATTATTAGCTCTTGTTGAGTATCATGAGAAGAAAATATTCGAGGTGAAGCTGAAAGAAATGAAATCAGCTCTGACAACTCAGATTGCAGAAGAAACTGATATATCTGAAGTTATAGAGACTGCAAAACAGCGTGTTAAAGATGCTAATTTGCCTGATGTTGAAGTTGTGCGCATTCTGTGGGATGGGCTAATGGATGCTGTTCAGTGGTCTGGTAAAAACCAGCAGCAGAATGCAAATGCGGCTCTTCGCCAG GTGAAAACATGGGCTGGGCTTCTGAATGCTTTCTGTACTAGTGGGAAACTGGAACTAGAACTGATGTACAAGGTCCAAATCCAGTGCTATGAGGATGCCAAACTGTTGAAACTATTTCCAGAAATTATAAGGTCCCTTTATGAACTAGATGTACTTGCTGAGGATACAATTCTTCTTTGGTTTCGGAAAGGTGCAAATCCGAAGGGCAG GCAAACTTTCGTAAAAGCCCTGGAGCCGTTTGTTAACTGGCTTGAGGAAGCCGAAGAGGAAGAATGA